One Gloeothece verrucosa PCC 7822 DNA window includes the following coding sequences:
- the htpG gene encoding molecular chaperone HtpG, with translation MTVLEKGNITIHTENIFPIIKKSLYTDHEIFLRELISNSVDAISKLKMASLAGEVKGDLPEPEIVISVNKDEKTLSISDNGIGMTVDEVKKYINQVAFSSAEDFISKYQKSANDFIGHFGLGFYSAFMVAKKVQIDTLSYKEGAEAVHWSCDGSPEFELSQSNRQEVGTTITLTLLDDETEYLEPSRIKQLVKTYSDFIPVAIKFEGEQINKQRALWKESPQNLKDEDYLEFYRYLYPFQEDPLLWVHLNTDYPFLLNGILYFPKLRPDVDVSKGQIKLFCNQVFVSDHCEEIIPEFLMPLRGVIDSPDIPLNVSRSSLTNHRTVRRIADFIAKKIGDRLKNLYNENAQEYIRCWEDVGTFIKYGSLKEEKFKKQVEDILIYRTTYKPSESENKTDSETPKVEVQSAQEDLWQDVTPEKAADTPLAAIEKQGYTTLQSYLDRNKERHENRVFYCTDASTQATYVELYKNQGVEVLYFDSFIDTNYFIPFLEREYDQVKFSRVDSELDSTLLQQDKASEIVDPATNKTRSEQIKEIFEKALNNPKINLKTEALKSDDPQGTPPAIVLLPEAMRRLREMTALYQQQTLAFPEEHILMINTAHPLIENILKLSQGGIVTGSGESPSAQMAKMLCQHVYDLALMTQKGFDAQGMKSFVERSNQVLTTLTEKL, from the coding sequence ATGACCGTACTAGAAAAAGGCAATATTACGATTCATACAGAGAATATCTTTCCCATTATCAAAAAGTCTCTCTACACTGACCACGAAATCTTTTTGCGAGAACTGATCTCAAACTCCGTTGATGCTATCTCTAAGCTAAAAATGGCATCCTTAGCCGGAGAAGTCAAAGGCGACTTACCCGAACCGGAAATTGTTATTAGTGTTAATAAAGACGAAAAAACCCTCTCTATCTCGGATAACGGCATCGGAATGACCGTAGATGAGGTAAAAAAATATATCAACCAAGTGGCCTTCTCTAGTGCAGAAGACTTTATCAGCAAATATCAAAAGAGTGCCAATGATTTTATCGGACACTTCGGACTAGGGTTTTATTCTGCCTTTATGGTGGCTAAAAAGGTACAAATAGATACCCTCTCCTACAAAGAAGGAGCAGAAGCGGTTCATTGGTCTTGTGATGGTTCACCCGAATTTGAATTAAGTCAATCAAACCGTCAGGAAGTGGGAACTACCATTACCTTGACCTTACTCGATGATGAAACTGAATATCTCGAACCCTCACGAATTAAACAATTAGTCAAAACCTACTCAGATTTTATTCCTGTTGCGATCAAATTTGAAGGCGAGCAAATCAACAAACAACGGGCTTTATGGAAAGAATCGCCCCAAAATTTAAAGGATGAGGACTATTTAGAATTTTATCGTTATCTGTATCCATTCCAAGAAGACCCCTTACTTTGGGTTCATTTAAACACAGATTATCCTTTTCTGCTCAATGGGATTCTCTATTTCCCTAAACTTAGACCCGATGTAGATGTCTCAAAAGGACAAATAAAACTCTTCTGTAACCAAGTCTTTGTCTCTGATCACTGTGAAGAAATTATTCCCGAATTTTTGATGCCCTTACGAGGGGTTATTGATAGTCCGGATATTCCTCTCAATGTTTCGAGAAGTTCCTTAACCAATCATCGCACCGTTCGCCGCATCGCTGATTTTATCGCTAAAAAAATCGGGGATCGCCTCAAAAACCTTTACAACGAAAACGCCCAAGAATATATTCGTTGTTGGGAAGATGTGGGCACCTTTATTAAATATGGTTCTCTCAAAGAAGAGAAATTTAAAAAACAGGTAGAAGATATCCTCATTTATCGCACTACCTACAAACCCTCCGAAAGCGAAAATAAAACTGACAGCGAAACGCCTAAAGTGGAAGTCCAAAGCGCACAAGAAGATTTATGGCAAGATGTCACCCCAGAAAAAGCGGCTGATACTCCTTTAGCCGCCATCGAAAAACAAGGTTATACCACTCTCCAATCTTATCTAGACCGCAATAAAGAGCGGCATGAAAACCGAGTCTTTTACTGCACCGATGCTTCTACCCAAGCAACCTACGTTGAACTGTACAAAAATCAGGGTGTAGAAGTCCTCTATTTTGACTCCTTTATTGATACCAATTACTTTATCCCCTTCTTAGAGCGAGAATATGATCAAGTTAAATTCTCTCGCGTAGACTCGGAATTAGACTCAACCTTGTTACAGCAAGATAAAGCGAGTGAAATCGTAGATCCTGCGACGAATAAAACCCGTAGTGAACAGATCAAAGAAATCTTTGAGAAAGCGCTCAACAATCCCAAAATTAATCTTAAAACCGAGGCGCTTAAATCGGATGACCCTCAAGGAACGCCCCCGGCCATTGTATTATTACCTGAAGCCATGCGGCGACTACGGGAAATGACGGCCTTGTATCAACAACAAACCCTGGCCTTCCCAGAAGAACACATCCTGATGATTAATACCGCCCATCCCCTAATTGAAAATATTCTTAAACTCAGTCAAGGGGGTATTGTCACCGGTAGTGGAGAATCTCCTTCTGCTCAAATGGCTAAAATGTTATGTCAGCACGTTTATGACTTAGCCTTGATGACGCAAAAAGGGTTTGATGCACAGGGCATGAAATCCTTTGTAGAACGCTCTAATCAGGTATTAACGACGCTAACCGAAAAACTTTAA
- a CDS encoding PEP-CTERM sorting domain-containing protein, with amino-acid sequence MLEFERRLKSLFWGMLKMNLAIKKTIIGLSALSISALGSSAQAASINLVKNGGFENYTQNAPKAYYSNPSTVIGYGNGGALDQSVTVNDWSNPTLIAPNQPALNFLLLPNSSNQTSGPGVPGYSAFPLAGPYNGHNNGLTESPAGGNYIASDSDPTYSGPLQQVITGLIVGHTYELSFYEGAAQEATAQLNPVTRWYVGFGNQTFTSTLFNLPNQGFSGWQKQTTTFTATSTSQLLQFVALGGPSGAPPVSLLDGVSLVDTAPVPEPFTILGSAAALGLGAGFKSKIGKKAKSDKV; translated from the coding sequence TTGTTAGAATTTGAGCGTCGTTTAAAATCTCTCTTTTGGGGGATGTTAAAAATGAATTTAGCGATAAAAAAAACAATCATCGGCCTGTCTGCGCTCAGCATTTCCGCATTGGGTTCTTCTGCCCAAGCAGCCAGTATCAATTTAGTTAAGAATGGGGGTTTTGAAAACTATACTCAAAATGCGCCCAAAGCGTACTATAGTAATCCGTCCACAGTGATCGGTTATGGTAATGGAGGAGCATTGGATCAGTCTGTTACTGTCAACGATTGGAGTAACCCAACATTGATCGCGCCTAATCAACCAGCCTTAAATTTTCTTTTGCTGCCTAATTCATCAAACCAAACATCTGGCCCCGGCGTGCCTGGCTACTCTGCTTTCCCTTTAGCTGGTCCTTATAATGGACATAACAATGGTTTGACTGAGAGTCCTGCTGGCGGAAATTATATCGCTTCAGACAGCGATCCTACCTACTCAGGCCCCCTTCAACAGGTGATAACGGGTCTTATTGTAGGGCATACATACGAGTTAAGTTTTTATGAAGGTGCTGCCCAGGAAGCGACTGCACAATTGAATCCAGTTACAAGATGGTATGTTGGTTTTGGAAACCAAACATTTACATCAACTCTTTTCAATCTACCCAATCAGGGTTTTTCTGGATGGCAAAAACAAACAACAACATTCACCGCAACTTCTACATCACAATTGCTTCAATTCGTAGCTTTGGGAGGTCCATCAGGCGCTCCACCTGTATCCCTTTTGGATGGAGTCTCTCTGGTTGATACTGCCCCCGTACCCGAACCCTTCACCATCCTCGGTTCTGCTGCCGCTTTAGGTCTCGGTGCTGGGTTCAAATCCAAAATAGGTAAGAAAGCTAAAAGCGATAAGGTCTAA
- a CDS encoding sterol desaturase family protein yields the protein MHHFIASLVLDLLRLSVWLVLLMLIFVPLERLSPRHKQKVFRREFLIDLLYYFLNSIVPKLLLVLPLSILAWTVHRLEPIGFYTWVASLPVGTRLLLAIIVGEFGAYWGHRWMHEIPLLWRFHAIHHSAKEMDWLVNTRAHPLDMFLTRLCGLVPIYLLGLAQPTGKTADIVPLLYVVFGTIWSFFIHANMCWRFGFLEKLIVTPAFHHWHHTNDGAEYIDKNYAAIFPWVDQIFGTFYLPKNRWPKKYGIDMPVASEITGQLLQPLENILFFRQQ from the coding sequence ATGCACCACTTTATCGCCTCACTTGTGCTAGATCTTTTGAGATTATCAGTTTGGTTAGTCCTTCTGATGCTCATTTTCGTTCCCCTAGAAAGGCTTAGTCCTCGGCACAAACAAAAAGTATTTCGTCGGGAATTTCTGATAGATTTGCTCTATTATTTTCTCAACAGTATTGTGCCTAAATTGCTTCTCGTCCTACCCCTGTCAATCCTTGCCTGGACGGTTCATCGCCTTGAACCCATTGGTTTTTATACTTGGGTCGCTAGTCTGCCGGTGGGAACACGCCTTCTCCTAGCCATTATTGTGGGAGAATTCGGCGCTTATTGGGGTCATCGCTGGATGCACGAAATTCCCTTACTATGGCGATTTCACGCTATTCACCATAGTGCCAAAGAAATGGATTGGCTAGTCAATACCCGCGCTCACCCTTTGGATATGTTTTTGACCCGACTCTGTGGTTTAGTACCTATCTATTTACTAGGTTTGGCGCAACCCACCGGAAAAACTGCCGATATAGTCCCCTTACTTTACGTCGTTTTTGGGACTATCTGGAGCTTTTTTATTCATGCCAATATGTGCTGGCGTTTCGGTTTTCTCGAAAAGTTGATCGTTACTCCCGCTTTTCACCATTGGCATCATACCAATGACGGAGCCGAGTATATTGATAAAAATTATGCTGCGATTTTTCCTTGGGTTGACCAAATCTTTGGAACATTTTACCTCCCTAAAAATCGATGGCCTAAGAAATATGGTATTGATATGCCTGTCGCTTCAGAAATCACTGGACAACTGCTGCAACCGTTAGAAAATATTTTATTTTTTAGACAACAATAA